One Dethiobacter alkaliphilus AHT 1 genomic window carries:
- a CDS encoding transglycosylase domain-containing protein, with the protein MSNDQRKNGKNKIKKQRILRLLLILVAIFIVLAVATGFTTYTIVAAYMEDIPEFDPEQILPSQTSFIYDKDGNEVTPLLGAENRIAVSLDEISEDLINAFIAIEDERFYDHPGFDVRGITRAAYHNFFGGTGTIQGGSTITQQLVKNAFLTTDREMKRKVQELYIAYQMERSYTKEEILEFYLNRIFFDFNAYGVEAAAQTYFGKSASDVTLAEAAILAGIPNLPGRYSPYRNLEESQKRQSLVLNRMVDLEMITAAEAQEAREEELELVGPPKRSYSYQWFIDSVVPPPDRRGAKDNVLAILASLPQYDGLSRSELYDIIYRGGLRIYTTLDPEAQKFAEETINNPDLYTKRDIREEGKPVQNQAAMVIADPKTGYVSAIVGGREYDVSTNQINRAIEGRLQAGSTIKPIVAFAPAFNEGVISPGTVVDDAPKSWPGSTRDYQPNNFDRRYQGLMTVRTALLRSRNIPAVSVLHELGLSTGKDYAQRMGIESLSDEGLSVALGSVTTGTNPYEMAQAFAVLANEGVRTDLTTVTRIEDSRGNVLYEYTPTHEEILSPQAAWLTTDVLVDAVRHGTAAGFRIGRTVAAKTGTSDNKQNVWLAAYTPDYVAVFWQGRDRWDDRYEDGGLSSGADTNPFMIPIMRHIHEDLPDRGFERPDGLRRVSVSNKSGLLPSDYCPKDTIVSDWFLPKNVPTKVCDLHVELEICSETGLLASDYCPAEHRKTKVFFDRPEFESIQGRPKPADADDGKKPPKEVCDQHTYRPGDVSNLRGSGSDDGKVSLSWDEAKDASGYLIFRERGSNGELEQITSKPIKGTSYTDKKLSPGAYTYQVVAVSSEGVTSSPASVSVLVDEPKPEPEPDPEPDDDDNDDDNDDNDNDNNGNENRGRGNNNN; encoded by the coding sequence ATGTCAAACGACCAAAGAAAAAATGGTAAAAACAAAATAAAAAAACAGCGCATCCTGCGCCTCTTACTTATTCTGGTTGCAATATTCATTGTGCTGGCAGTGGCCACCGGCTTTACCACCTATACCATAGTAGCCGCCTATATGGAGGACATCCCGGAATTTGATCCGGAACAGATTCTGCCTTCACAAACCTCTTTTATTTATGACAAAGACGGCAATGAAGTTACGCCGCTTTTGGGGGCGGAAAACCGCATCGCCGTCTCTCTGGATGAAATTTCTGAAGATCTGATTAACGCCTTTATTGCCATTGAAGACGAGCGGTTTTACGATCATCCCGGCTTTGATGTGCGGGGTATTACCCGCGCAGCGTACCACAACTTCTTTGGCGGCACCGGCACCATCCAGGGTGGCAGTACCATTACCCAGCAGTTAGTAAAAAACGCCTTTTTAACCACAGATCGCGAAATGAAGCGTAAGGTTCAGGAACTATACATCGCCTATCAAATGGAGCGCAGCTACACCAAAGAAGAAATTCTGGAATTCTATTTAAATCGTATTTTCTTTGATTTTAACGCCTACGGTGTGGAAGCTGCGGCGCAAACCTATTTTGGCAAGAGCGCTTCAGATGTAACCCTGGCGGAAGCCGCCATTTTAGCCGGCATCCCCAATTTGCCCGGCAGGTACTCCCCATACCGTAACCTGGAAGAATCTCAAAAAAGGCAGTCTCTGGTTTTAAACCGCATGGTTGACCTGGAGATGATCACTGCAGCGGAAGCACAGGAAGCGCGGGAGGAAGAACTGGAGCTTGTGGGTCCGCCCAAACGCAGCTATTCGTATCAGTGGTTCATCGACTCTGTGGTTCCGCCACCGGATCGCCGGGGAGCAAAGGATAATGTCCTGGCAATCCTGGCCTCTCTTCCCCAATATGACGGACTCTCCAGATCAGAACTCTATGATATCATTTATCGCGGCGGCCTGAGAATCTACACCACCTTAGACCCTGAAGCACAAAAGTTTGCAGAAGAGACAATTAACAATCCCGATCTCTATACCAAACGAGATATCCGTGAAGAAGGCAAGCCGGTGCAGAACCAGGCTGCCATGGTTATCGCCGACCCCAAAACCGGTTATGTATCAGCCATTGTTGGCGGCCGGGAATATGATGTCAGCACCAACCAGATAAACCGGGCCATCGAAGGAAGGTTACAGGCCGGCTCCACCATTAAACCCATTGTGGCCTTTGCCCCGGCCTTTAATGAAGGCGTTATCAGCCCCGGGACCGTTGTAGACGATGCTCCCAAATCCTGGCCCGGCTCTACCCGGGATTATCAGCCAAACAATTTTGACCGCCGCTATCAGGGACTGATGACTGTGCGCACAGCACTGCTCCGTTCCCGCAATATCCCTGCCGTAAGCGTACTGCACGAACTGGGCTTGAGCACAGGCAAAGATTACGCTCAAAGAATGGGGATTGAATCTTTGTCCGACGAAGGGTTGTCTGTTGCACTGGGTTCGGTAACAACAGGTACAAACCCCTATGAAATGGCACAGGCCTTTGCCGTGCTGGCCAATGAAGGTGTGCGCACCGACCTTACCACCGTTACCAGAATTGAGGACAGCAGAGGTAACGTGCTATATGAATACACACCAACCCATGAAGAAATCCTTTCCCCGCAGGCCGCCTGGCTCACCACCGATGTCCTGGTGGATGCGGTAAGGCACGGTACCGCCGCAGGCTTTCGCATCGGCCGCACCGTGGCGGCAAAAACCGGCACCAGTGACAATAAACAAAACGTCTGGCTGGCGGCATATACTCCCGACTATGTAGCAGTCTTCTGGCAGGGACGGGATCGCTGGGACGACAGGTATGAAGACGGCGGCTTAAGCTCAGGGGCCGATACAAATCCGTTCATGATTCCGATTATGAGACATATTCACGAGGATTTGCCCGACAGAGGTTTTGAGCGCCCCGACGGGCTGCGCAGGGTTTCCGTCTCCAACAAAAGCGGCCTGCTGCCCAGTGATTATTGTCCTAAAGATACCATTGTCAGTGACTGGTTCCTGCCGAAAAACGTCCCCACTAAAGTGTGTGACCTCCACGTGGAGCTGGAAATCTGCAGCGAAACCGGACTGTTGGCCAGCGACTACTGCCCGGCCGAACACAGGAAAACAAAAGTCTTCTTTGACCGGCCTGAATTTGAAAGCATTCAGGGACGTCCCAAGCCTGCCGATGCCGACGACGGCAAAAAACCGCCCAAAGAGGTCTGTGACCAACACACTTACAGGCCCGGCGATGTAAGTAACCTCAGAGGCAGCGGCAGTGATGACGGCAAGGTATCACTGTCCTGGGATGAGGCCAAAGATGCTTCCGGTTATCTCATTTTCCGGGAAAGGGGCAGCAACGGGGAATTGGAGCAGATTACTTCTAAACCAATAAAAGGCACCTCATATACCGATAAAAAACTTTCCCCCGGTGCCTACACTTACCAGGTTGTTGCCGTAAGCTCTGAAGGGGTAACCTCTTCTCCCGCCTCAGTCAGTGTCTTGGTAGATGAGCCGAAGCCCGAACCGGAGCCTGACCCGGAACCCGACGACGATGACAACGATGATGATAATGATGACAATGACAACGACAATAATGGTAATGAGAATCGAGGCAGAGGCAATAACAACAACTAA
- a CDS encoding CvpA family protein has translation MNWLDVLLILLFIFSISMGWRRGLIRQLFDVAAVIAAYAVALFFGREFVLWLNNFIPLAEWFPAWFSETSPLGFAVGEILLRLLGFFILFFAVRLVFRVVGGLLHSIFCLPVLGTINGAGGMLMGMLKGLLLILIIVAAGQLISTPFWQQTMQQSLVASVLLDILPVVYDQMVRFLLGNQISVTF, from the coding sequence ATGAACTGGCTTGATGTACTTCTTATATTGCTTTTTATTTTTTCCATTTCAATGGGCTGGCGCCGGGGATTGATCCGTCAGCTCTTTGATGTGGCTGCAGTAATTGCCGCCTATGCGGTGGCTTTGTTTTTTGGCAGAGAATTTGTTCTGTGGCTAAACAACTTTATCCCACTGGCCGAGTGGTTTCCTGCCTGGTTTAGCGAAACCTCTCCCTTGGGATTTGCGGTGGGGGAGATTTTGCTTCGTTTACTGGGGTTTTTTATCCTGTTTTTTGCGGTGCGCCTGGTTTTTCGGGTGGTGGGCGGTTTGCTGCACAGTATTTTTTGTCTGCCGGTGTTGGGAACCATCAACGGCGCCGGCGGCATGCTTATGGGGATGCTCAAAGGCTTATTGCTTATCTTGATTATTGTGGCGGCAGGGCAGCTCATCAGCACCCCGTTTTGGCAGCAGACCATGCAGCAGTCCCTGGTGGCCTCTGTTTTATTAGACATTTTACCTGTGGTCTACGACCAGATGGTTCGTTTCTTGTTAGGGAATCAAATTAGTGTGACTTTCTGA
- a CDS encoding DNA-3-methyladenine glycosylase: MDQFFQQPLSKTFYRKPTEEVARRMLGKLLVHKSAQGITAGRIVETEAYLFHNDPACHACRGMTARNQAMFGEAGYAYVYLIYGIHYCFNVVAAPPGEGEAVLVRALEPVYGLELMAQRRKTQVKRQLTSGPGKLCQAMAIDKTLNEADLTAGPLFLADDGEEPGEIITTTRIGISVAEDLPLRFYVSGNPYVSRK, translated from the coding sequence ATGGATCAATTTTTCCAACAACCCCTATCGAAAACGTTTTACCGTAAACCTACTGAAGAAGTGGCCCGACGGATGCTGGGCAAACTTTTGGTTCATAAATCTGCACAAGGAATTACTGCCGGCCGGATTGTGGAGACTGAAGCCTATCTGTTTCATAATGATCCGGCATGTCATGCCTGCCGGGGAATGACAGCCCGCAACCAGGCTATGTTTGGTGAGGCGGGGTACGCCTATGTTTATTTAATTTACGGGATTCATTACTGTTTTAATGTGGTCGCCGCGCCTCCGGGAGAGGGAGAAGCGGTGCTGGTCCGGGCACTGGAGCCCGTCTATGGCCTGGAATTAATGGCCCAAAGGCGGAAAACACAAGTAAAAAGGCAATTGACCTCCGGCCCGGGAAAATTGTGCCAGGCCATGGCCATAGATAAAACGTTAAACGAGGCGGATTTGACCGCCGGGCCCTTGTTTCTGGCCGATGACGGAGAAGAACCCGGGGAAATCATTACCACCACCCGGATAGGTATTTCAGTGGCAGAGGATTTGCCGCTGCGCTTTTATGTAAGCGGGAACCCTTATGTATCGAGGAAGTGA
- a CDS encoding cell division protein ZapA yields MTHDDNKARVNVKIYGEEYVMRGPNTPEHMLSIAHYVDEKMKEIGQANTRLGINKVAVLTSLNLADELFRARKELQEMKARMEQKNRQEHRNRR; encoded by the coding sequence ATGACCCATGATGACAACAAAGCACGCGTAAATGTAAAAATTTACGGAGAAGAATATGTGATGCGCGGACCCAATACGCCTGAACATATGTTGAGCATAGCGCATTATGTAGATGAAAAAATGAAGGAAATCGGCCAGGCCAATACCCGTCTTGGTATTAACAAGGTGGCGGTGCTGACTTCGCTTAATCTGGCCGATGAGCTATTTCGGGCCCGTAAGGAACTGCAGGAGATGAAGGCCCGTATGGAACAAAAGAACCGACAGGAGCATAGAAACCGCCGATGA
- a CDS encoding endonuclease MutS2 produces the protein MEREIRLLEFAAIRQALMDYTVTPMGRELAEDLTPTSQLELARRWQAETTEAVSLIKRNQIGLERVPDLRRILDVAARGSMLGEEQLFGVWRLLQAVTKLKGFFKEKEGYPVLTGLTRQMDALPNLREELKNTLDEEGRLRDQASAELLRLRRSINGGEQDLRERFDRFVRNPGNHKALQENLVTVRGDRLVVPIRQEYRSQVPGVVHDQSASGATLFIEPLWAVEANNRLTVLRREEEKERERILVRLSQWAGGEKETLVTSLTLYAELDFIIAKARLSLAQKASEPKLNDRGYLHILSGRHPLLTGDVVPISLEMGENLRTLVITGPNTGGKTVTLKTVGLFSIMAQSGLHVPAEEGSELAVFPRIFADIGDEQDITQSLSTFSGHLKNIIDILGQLVPGSLVLLDEVGAGTDPTEGAGLAMAILEYLHNFGAVTVGTTHYSQLKTFAYVTQGMENASVEFDVATLRPTYQLLVGVPGVSNAFAIAQRLGLDQDIIRRGKEFLSQEETRLEEVVADLVADRQRIEVVSRQVEDERQQSKALLLQIQQEKEDLARRKSEILEKARRDAQETVISAKREAQQLLKQLRKMAAAASPLQEEVENAAEKLRKLDTDFTELQVSQSTSKPLSAEELTEGSEVYVNSLGQRGTVVKAGQSQIQVQVGMMRITVEPADLSYVKPTKKESPRPTTMVSRRDVPPELDLRGHTLDEAAMKVETYLDEAALAGLKEVRLIHGKGTGRLRAGLQDYLKGHPHVASMRMGQPAEGGTGATVIEIK, from the coding sequence ATGGAGAGAGAGATTCGCTTATTGGAGTTTGCCGCAATCCGACAGGCTCTGATGGATTATACAGTTACCCCCATGGGCAGGGAGCTGGCCGAGGATTTAACCCCCACATCCCAGCTGGAGCTGGCCCGGCGCTGGCAGGCTGAAACCACTGAAGCGGTGTCCTTAATTAAACGCAACCAGATTGGGTTGGAGAGGGTGCCGGATTTGCGCCGCATTCTGGATGTGGCAGCCCGCGGCAGCATGTTAGGGGAAGAACAGCTTTTTGGTGTATGGCGCCTGCTGCAGGCGGTGACAAAGCTAAAAGGCTTCTTTAAGGAAAAAGAGGGCTATCCGGTATTGACCGGCCTCACCCGGCAGATGGATGCTCTGCCTAACCTGCGTGAGGAGCTGAAAAATACCCTGGATGAAGAAGGCCGCCTGCGTGATCAGGCCAGTGCCGAACTGTTGCGCCTGCGACGCAGTATCAATGGGGGAGAGCAGGACTTGCGGGAGCGCTTTGACCGTTTTGTCCGCAACCCCGGCAATCATAAAGCTTTGCAGGAAAACCTGGTTACGGTACGGGGAGACCGGCTGGTGGTGCCTATTAGGCAGGAGTACAGGTCTCAGGTCCCCGGAGTGGTCCATGACCAGTCTGCCAGCGGTGCCACGCTGTTTATCGAACCGCTCTGGGCGGTGGAGGCCAATAACCGGCTTACTGTGCTGCGGCGGGAAGAGGAAAAGGAAAGGGAAAGAATCCTGGTCAGGCTGTCGCAATGGGCCGGCGGTGAAAAGGAAACGCTGGTAACGTCCCTGACCCTTTATGCGGAACTGGATTTTATCATAGCCAAAGCACGGCTGAGCCTGGCGCAAAAAGCCAGCGAGCCCAAATTAAACGACCGGGGTTATCTGCATATCCTCTCGGGGCGGCATCCACTGTTGACCGGTGACGTGGTACCCATTTCCCTGGAAATGGGGGAGAATTTACGCACACTGGTTATTACCGGGCCCAATACGGGAGGAAAAACAGTTACCTTAAAGACTGTGGGCCTTTTCTCCATTATGGCGCAAAGCGGGCTGCATGTCCCGGCTGAGGAAGGCAGCGAACTTGCCGTGTTTCCCCGCATCTTCGCCGATATCGGTGATGAGCAGGATATCACCCAGTCCTTGTCCACTTTTTCCGGACACTTAAAAAACATCATCGACATCCTGGGGCAACTGGTCCCCGGTTCCCTGGTATTGTTGGACGAAGTGGGTGCCGGCACCGATCCCACCGAAGGAGCGGGCCTGGCCATGGCCATTCTGGAGTACCTGCATAACTTCGGAGCGGTTACCGTAGGCACCACCCACTACAGTCAGTTAAAGACTTTTGCCTATGTTACCCAAGGCATGGAAAACGCATCGGTGGAGTTTGATGTGGCCACACTGCGCCCCACCTATCAGCTTCTGGTGGGCGTTCCCGGTGTCAGCAACGCCTTTGCCATTGCCCAAAGGTTGGGTTTGGATCAGGACATTATCCGTCGCGGCAAAGAGTTTCTCTCCCAGGAGGAGACCCGTCTGGAGGAGGTGGTGGCCGATTTGGTGGCCGACCGCCAGCGCATTGAAGTGGTATCCCGCCAGGTGGAAGATGAAAGGCAGCAATCAAAAGCACTGCTTTTGCAAATCCAACAGGAAAAAGAGGACCTGGCCCGGCGCAAAAGCGAAATACTGGAAAAAGCCAGACGTGATGCCCAGGAAACGGTGATTTCCGCCAAAAGGGAAGCCCAGCAGCTCTTAAAACAGCTGCGCAAAATGGCTGCAGCCGCTTCTCCTCTCCAGGAGGAGGTGGAAAACGCAGCGGAAAAGCTTCGTAAACTGGACACTGATTTTACAGAACTGCAGGTTTCCCAGTCCACCTCTAAACCGCTTTCCGCCGAGGAGCTGACAGAAGGCAGTGAAGTATATGTCAACAGCCTGGGGCAGCGTGGCACGGTGGTTAAGGCGGGGCAAAGCCAAATCCAGGTGCAGGTGGGTATGATGCGGATTACCGTGGAGCCCGCCGACCTGTCCTATGTGAAGCCAACGAAAAAGGAATCCCCCCGGCCCACAACCATGGTTAGCCGGCGGGATGTGCCGCCCGAGTTGGATTTGCGTGGCCACACCTTAGATGAGGCGGCCATGAAAGTGGAAACTTATCTGGATGAAGCTGCTCTGGCCGGATTGAAGGAAGTACGGCTGATTCACGGTAAGGGTACGGGCCGACTCCGTGCCGGATTACAGGATTATTTAAAGGGCCACCCCCATGTGGCCTCCATGCGGATGGGCCAGCCTGCAGAGGGCGGCACCGGTGCCACGGTAATTGAAATAAAATAA
- a CDS encoding PHP domain-containing protein — MHNRDVAEMLDRAARILALRGENRYRVRAYKRAARAVISAPEEIEQLIRKNRLQSLEGVGSGLAAKIKEIVRTGKLPLLERLETGKLPPLEQNRQIMLASALTLVSELIPQLKELSGVGRVEVTGDVRRSREMVSEVAVVVGADDLAAARESFKQSDFLHQLSWDGNFCRAIHSYGIPVALYLVHRDDFCLTHWVTTGSKNHVQKVAAAIEKVTGHDLLSQEAKTMPHSFMEEEEIYELAEMSYVPPELREDAGELTAAAKGALPALITADQYRGDLHVHTDWSDGTADVEKMVKAAAELGYEYLAVTDHSRTLKIARGLSLERLAEQKKFIASLQEKYPNIRILAGIEADILDDGSVDAPDEVLSGLDVVVASVHSGFRQSRQKLTQRICRAMQNKYVQIIGHATGRLLGKRDPYDVDVEELIRTAAGTGTVLEINSSPDRLDINGDYARRAKETGVKIAINTDAHSQLELANVGLGIATARRGWLTAENVVNTRSASDLLPLLQRKKLNRQ, encoded by the coding sequence ATGCACAATCGTGATGTGGCAGAGATGCTGGACCGGGCTGCACGTATCCTTGCCCTGCGGGGCGAAAACCGTTATCGGGTCCGTGCTTATAAACGGGCCGCCCGCGCAGTAATATCAGCACCGGAAGAAATTGAACAGTTAATCCGTAAAAACCGGCTGCAATCCCTGGAGGGAGTGGGTAGTGGCCTGGCTGCCAAGATTAAGGAGATAGTCAGGACCGGTAAGCTGCCCTTGTTGGAGAGGCTGGAAACGGGAAAACTACCACCCCTTGAACAGAATCGGCAAATTATGCTGGCATCGGCTCTGACCTTAGTGTCGGAGCTTATCCCACAGCTAAAGGAGCTCTCCGGCGTGGGCCGGGTGGAAGTTACCGGAGATGTGCGCCGCAGCCGGGAAATGGTGTCAGAGGTAGCTGTGGTGGTGGGGGCAGATGATTTGGCCGCCGCCAGAGAATCTTTTAAGCAAAGTGACTTTCTGCATCAACTAAGCTGGGACGGCAACTTTTGCCGGGCAATACACAGCTACGGGATCCCAGTGGCTCTGTATCTTGTCCACCGGGATGATTTCTGCCTGACACATTGGGTAACCACCGGCAGCAAAAATCACGTGCAGAAGGTGGCCGCCGCCATAGAAAAGGTTACCGGCCATGACCTGCTTAGCCAGGAAGCAAAAACCATGCCGCACAGCTTCATGGAGGAAGAGGAGATATATGAACTGGCAGAAATGTCGTACGTGCCGCCGGAATTGCGGGAAGATGCCGGTGAACTGACGGCAGCTGCCAAAGGAGCCCTTCCCGCCCTGATAACTGCAGATCAGTATCGCGGTGATTTGCATGTCCATACCGACTGGAGCGACGGTACGGCGGATGTGGAAAAAATGGTTAAAGCGGCTGCGGAGTTGGGTTATGAATATCTTGCCGTTACAGACCATTCCCGCACCCTGAAAATTGCCCGCGGCCTTTCTTTGGAGCGGCTGGCGGAACAGAAAAAGTTTATCGCCTCCCTGCAGGAAAAATATCCGAATATCCGCATCTTGGCCGGGATTGAAGCCGATATCCTTGATGACGGCAGTGTGGATGCTCCGGATGAGGTCCTCTCCGGCCTGGATGTGGTGGTGGCTTCGGTGCACAGCGGTTTCAGGCAGAGCCGGCAGAAATTAACGCAGCGAATTTGCCGTGCCATGCAAAATAAGTATGTTCAGATTATCGGCCATGCCACCGGACGGCTGCTGGGCAAGCGGGACCCCTATGATGTGGATGTGGAGGAGTTAATCCGTACTGCTGCCGGCACCGGCACAGTGCTGGAAATAAACTCTTCTCCGGACCGCCTGGATATCAACGGTGATTATGCCCGCAGGGCAAAAGAGACAGGGGTGAAGATTGCCATTAATACCGATGCCCACAGCCAGTTGGAGTTGGCCAACGTAGGTCTGGGTATTGCCACCGCCCGCCGGGGCTGGCTTACTGCGGAAAATGTGGTAAATACCCGCTCTGCCTCAGACCTACTCCCTTTATTGCAACGAAAAAAATTAAACCGGCAGTAA
- the pheT gene encoding phenylalanine--tRNA ligase subunit beta — protein sequence MRVPYTWLKDFIDLEHSAQELAEMLTNAGIEVEEITTLKPAFTNVVVAEVKSLDKHPEADKLFVVQVHDGTEESTVVAGINNFSPGDKVPLAKPGARLPGDLKIRRTKLRGIESNGMLCSAEELGLELNPGVHGILVLDGETPVGVSLEEALYLNDPVLVLGLTPNRADCLGLLGVAHEVAALTGKAVQMPDTSLPVEKATQPVPKISIEDENLCARYAGLVLSDIRVDMAPVWMQVRLLQAGVRPISNIVDITNYVMWEWGQPLHAFDYHTLAEHSIVVRKAREGEVMVTLDDQERELTSEMLVIADAKEPVALAGVMGGLATEVTAATDTVLLESAHFNPVSIRRTGRSLGMYSEAQQRFEKGVDVNGCGQAIRRAARLIDLLNAGRVNGDVVDEYVAPQYPKKIRLRPDRARQLIGLEISQLEMSTIFQRQGFKVEEGTQLHVTAPTRRADLQEEVDLIEEVARIHGYDKIGTTLPSGTMTQGRRTEKQRAIKKVRETLISCGLAEVINYSFVSPQMSDKLRIPAESQLRKAVTIANPLSEEQSVMRTLLTGGLLDTLSYNSNRNEQNIKVFELGAVYLPKELPLVELPEEKTILGIAMTGEFPKEHWRHKPVSVDFFDVKGVVETVLSVLGIDGVQVTEAELPWCQPGQTALLYLDNEELGWIGRVHPEVADEYDLEKPVYLAELDLAKLLDKASLITQYTSLPRYPAVLRDIAVVVPDSVSAAEVIDLMRDAGGSIVEDITLFDLYRGPQIPEGSRSLAFAVTYRDAARTLSDDVVSREHQKIEEALASRFGASLRR from the coding sequence GTGCGGGTACCTTATACATGGTTAAAAGATTTTATCGACTTGGAACACTCTGCCCAGGAGTTGGCAGAGATGTTAACTAACGCCGGGATTGAAGTGGAGGAAATAACCACGCTGAAACCGGCTTTCACCAATGTGGTGGTGGCGGAAGTAAAATCTCTGGATAAACATCCGGAAGCAGATAAGCTGTTTGTGGTGCAGGTTCATGACGGAACTGAAGAAAGCACCGTGGTGGCGGGCATTAATAATTTCTCTCCGGGGGACAAAGTGCCTCTGGCCAAACCCGGCGCCAGGCTGCCCGGTGATTTGAAAATCCGGCGCACCAAACTGCGGGGCATTGAGTCCAACGGGATGCTTTGCTCCGCAGAGGAGTTGGGCCTGGAGCTAAATCCCGGTGTCCACGGTATTTTGGTGTTGGACGGCGAAACGCCTGTGGGCGTGTCATTGGAAGAGGCGCTGTACTTAAACGATCCGGTATTGGTGCTGGGACTGACGCCAAACCGGGCCGACTGTCTGGGCTTATTGGGTGTGGCCCACGAAGTGGCGGCGCTCACCGGAAAAGCGGTGCAGATGCCCGATACGTCACTGCCGGTGGAAAAGGCCACACAGCCGGTGCCCAAAATTTCCATAGAAGATGAAAACCTCTGTGCCCGCTACGCCGGGCTGGTGCTCTCCGATATCCGGGTAGATATGGCGCCGGTGTGGATGCAGGTCCGCCTGCTGCAGGCCGGAGTGCGGCCCATCAGTAACATTGTGGATATCACAAACTATGTTATGTGGGAATGGGGGCAGCCCCTGCATGCCTTTGACTACCATACACTGGCGGAACACAGTATTGTGGTGCGCAAAGCCCGGGAGGGCGAGGTCATGGTAACTTTGGATGATCAGGAGCGTGAACTGACTTCTGAGATGCTGGTTATTGCCGATGCCAAAGAACCGGTGGCGCTGGCCGGGGTAATGGGTGGCCTGGCCACGGAAGTGACGGCGGCAACCGATACAGTGCTGTTGGAATCCGCCCATTTTAACCCGGTATCTATCCGCCGCACCGGTCGCAGTCTGGGCATGTATTCGGAAGCACAGCAGCGTTTTGAAAAAGGGGTGGATGTTAATGGCTGCGGCCAGGCTATCCGTCGTGCCGCCCGCCTTATTGACCTTTTAAATGCAGGACGGGTGAACGGAGATGTGGTGGACGAATATGTTGCGCCGCAATATCCCAAGAAAATCAGGCTGCGCCCCGACCGGGCGCGGCAGTTGATTGGTCTGGAAATTTCCCAGCTGGAGATGTCCACCATTTTTCAGCGTCAGGGCTTTAAAGTGGAGGAAGGTACTCAGCTTCATGTAACGGCGCCCACCCGTAGGGCCGATTTGCAGGAAGAAGTGGACTTAATTGAAGAAGTTGCCCGCATTCACGGTTATGACAAAATCGGTACCACTCTGCCTTCCGGGACTATGACCCAGGGCAGAAGGACAGAAAAACAACGGGCCATAAAAAAAGTGAGGGAAACGCTGATTTCCTGCGGCCTGGCGGAAGTAATCAATTACTCCTTTGTCAGTCCGCAGATGTCTGATAAACTGCGGATTCCCGCCGAAAGTCAGCTGAGAAAAGCGGTGACCATTGCCAATCCTCTGTCTGAAGAGCAAAGCGTGATGCGTACGCTGCTTACCGGCGGCCTGCTGGATACCTTGTCCTATAACAGTAACCGAAATGAACAGAACATCAAGGTTTTTGAACTGGGAGCGGTGTACCTGCCCAAGGAACTGCCTCTTGTTGAGTTGCCTGAAGAAAAGACCATTCTGGGAATTGCCATGACCGGAGAATTTCCCAAAGAACACTGGCGTCACAAACCGGTATCCGTGGATTTCTTTGATGTAAAAGGGGTTGTGGAGACGGTGCTGTCGGTTTTGGGAATTGATGGGGTACAGGTTACAGAAGCAGAGCTTCCCTGGTGTCAGCCCGGACAGACCGCTCTCTTGTATCTGGACAATGAGGAGTTGGGCTGGATTGGCCGGGTGCATCCGGAAGTGGCGGATGAGTACGACCTGGAAAAACCGGTTTACCTGGCCGAGCTGGACTTGGCAAAATTGCTGGATAAGGCCAGCCTCATTACCCAATATACCAGTTTGCCCCGGTATCCGGCGGTTCTGCGGGATATAGCGGTGGTGGTGCCCGATTCGGTGAGCGCAGCGGAAGTAATTGACCTGATGCGTGATGCCGGCGGGTCAATTGTGGAGGATATTACCCTCTTTGACTTGTATCGCGGCCCGCAAATCCCTGAAGGCAGCCGCAGCCTGGCCTTTGCCGTCACCTACCGTGATGCGGCGCGGACACTAAGCGATGATGTGGTGTCCCGAGAACATCAGAAAATAGAAGAAGCGTTGGCTTCCCGGTTTGGTGCCAGCCTGCGCCGTTAA